The following are from one region of the Actinoplanes sp. L3-i22 genome:
- a CDS encoding PHB depolymerase family esterase → MSISRRTVLTAGAGAAAGALVPGLAQAAAPTAVTFRLDAETLDGGEQVVSLTLGTGKLGPIAPAGLTTGSFTVHAKATSPIPIADGDQIFSEYDLDRPVTSARLDRHGDIVLGLSYAEGQLGGGTLGYIASRGRNVRLDLEYTITQRKPLVLRTGRPLTISRFTQGRLANPEVDAFGQHVSGAGLKYRLYSPAEARGRRPLIVWLHGGGEGASLPDGYYDNETTLRANRGALGFATPEAQRIFAGAYVVAPQSTSYWIEDGDRFAPQIRAIVAEVSRRHHVDPDRIYVAGCSNGGYMSLKMTTVYPRLFAASVPICGVVEDLIPDPALAGISTPTWLVASLDDDTVDPLANTVHAHELIPRSLVSLYDHVIWNDHQFPGHWSWIYVARNAPAVHGTHVWQWMARRR, encoded by the coding sequence ATGTCCATCAGTCGCCGCACAGTCCTGACCGCCGGCGCGGGCGCCGCCGCCGGCGCCCTCGTCCCCGGCCTCGCCCAGGCCGCGGCGCCCACCGCCGTCACGTTCCGGCTGGACGCGGAGACTCTCGACGGCGGCGAGCAGGTCGTCTCGCTCACCCTGGGCACCGGGAAGCTCGGCCCGATCGCCCCGGCCGGCCTCACCACCGGCAGCTTCACCGTGCACGCCAAGGCGACGAGTCCGATTCCGATCGCGGACGGAGATCAGATCTTCTCCGAGTACGACCTGGACCGCCCGGTGACCAGCGCCCGCCTCGACCGCCACGGCGACATCGTCCTGGGCCTGAGCTACGCGGAGGGCCAGCTCGGCGGCGGCACCCTGGGCTACATCGCGAGCCGGGGCCGCAACGTCCGCCTCGACCTCGAATACACGATCACGCAGCGGAAACCGCTCGTGCTGCGCACCGGCCGCCCGCTCACGATCAGCCGGTTCACCCAGGGACGGCTGGCGAACCCGGAGGTCGACGCGTTCGGCCAGCACGTCTCCGGCGCCGGCCTGAAGTACCGGCTGTACTCGCCGGCCGAGGCGCGCGGCCGCCGCCCGCTGATCGTCTGGCTGCACGGCGGCGGCGAGGGCGCCTCCCTCCCGGACGGCTACTACGACAACGAGACCACGCTGCGGGCGAACCGCGGGGCGCTCGGGTTCGCCACCCCGGAGGCCCAGCGGATCTTCGCCGGGGCCTACGTGGTCGCCCCGCAGAGCACGTCGTACTGGATCGAGGACGGCGACCGGTTCGCCCCGCAGATCCGCGCGATCGTCGCCGAGGTCTCCCGGCGGCACCACGTCGACCCGGACCGGATCTACGTCGCCGGGTGCAGCAACGGCGGCTACATGAGCCTGAAGATGACCACCGTCTACCCGCGCCTGTTCGCCGCCTCGGTCCCGATCTGCGGCGTCGTCGAGGACCTGATCCCGGACCCTGCCCTGGCCGGGATCAGCACGCCGACCTGGCTGGTCGCGTCCCTCGACGACGACACGGTCGACCCGCTGGCCAACACCGTCCACGCCCACGAGCTGATCCCGCGGTCGCTGGTCAGCCTCTACGACCACGTGATCTGGAACGACCATCAGTTCCCCGGCCACTGGTCGTGGATCTACGTGGCCCGCAACGCCCCGGCCGTCCACGGCACCCACGTCTGGCAGTGGATGGCCCGCCGGCGATGA
- a CDS encoding alpha-L-rhamnosidase has translation MRQWTARMISPAVELGSAPLFRTEVALGPGTIARATLRISSLGVHEARINGRPVGDDVLSPGWSSYEHRLRYLSHDVTGLLAAENVITVLVGNGWYRGRLGFMGGRAFYGDRLGLIAELDVTFTDGSRRVFGTDETWTAGGSDVLADDLYDGMTIDARRRGGTPEWSLPVRVLDFDRGRLTPYVGPVVTRQESVPPAKVWTSPAGRTLIDFGQNLVGWVRFTVTGPAGTEVRVRHAEVLEDGELGVRPLRDAQATDRYLLSGGADFFEPTMTFHGFRYAEITGVDAVDDLEAVVVHSAIRRTGTFECSDELLNQLHRNVVWSTRGNFLDLPTDCPQRNERLGWTGDIAVFAASAAYLFDVGSFLADWLADLAAEQKAAGGLVSFVIPDILKFQPHPPEFPDPDSTAFWSDAAVWVPWALWQAYGDRAILEDRYDSMTAHVRRVRTLLSPTGVWDASFQFGDWLDPDAPPDGPAKAKADPGVVATAAYYRSLSIVAEVSGLLGHAADEAEFRSLAADVRAAFSTEYVGADGVIRSDCATVYTLAIVFGLLPPAREAAAGERLAALVAESGYRVSTGFAGTPYITDALTRTGHLDAAYRLLLEKECPSWLYPVTMGATTIWERWDSMLPDGTVNPGEMTSFNHYALGAVADWMHRTVGGIAPLEPGYARVLVAPRPGGGLTWCRSALDTRHGRIEVDWEIVDGVLQVDARLPEGVTGVLSLPGQPDVELPG, from the coding sequence ATGCGTCAATGGACTGCGCGGATGATCAGCCCGGCCGTCGAGCTGGGCAGCGCGCCCCTCTTCCGTACCGAAGTCGCGCTGGGACCCGGCACGATCGCCCGGGCCACCCTGCGGATCAGCAGCCTCGGCGTGCACGAGGCGCGGATCAACGGCCGGCCGGTCGGCGACGACGTGCTCAGCCCGGGCTGGAGCTCCTACGAGCACCGGCTGCGCTACCTCAGCCACGACGTCACCGGCCTGCTCGCCGCCGAGAACGTGATCACCGTGCTGGTCGGCAACGGCTGGTACCGGGGGCGGCTCGGGTTCATGGGCGGGCGGGCCTTCTACGGCGACCGGCTCGGCCTGATCGCGGAGCTCGACGTCACGTTCACCGACGGGAGCCGGCGGGTGTTCGGCACCGACGAGACGTGGACCGCCGGCGGGTCCGACGTGCTCGCCGACGACCTGTACGACGGGATGACCATCGACGCCCGGCGGCGCGGCGGTACCCCGGAGTGGTCGCTGCCGGTGCGGGTGCTCGACTTCGACCGGGGGCGGCTCACGCCGTACGTCGGCCCGGTGGTGACCCGGCAGGAGAGCGTGCCGCCGGCGAAGGTCTGGACCTCGCCGGCCGGGCGGACCCTGATCGATTTCGGGCAGAACCTGGTCGGCTGGGTGCGGTTCACGGTCACCGGGCCGGCCGGGACGGAGGTCCGGGTACGGCACGCCGAGGTCCTGGAGGACGGCGAGCTCGGGGTGCGGCCGCTGCGCGACGCCCAGGCGACCGACCGGTACCTGCTCAGTGGCGGCGCCGACTTCTTCGAACCGACGATGACCTTCCACGGCTTCCGGTACGCCGAGATCACCGGCGTGGACGCGGTCGACGACCTGGAAGCGGTGGTCGTGCACTCGGCGATCCGCCGGACCGGCACCTTCGAGTGCTCCGACGAGCTGCTCAACCAGCTGCACCGCAACGTCGTGTGGAGCACCCGGGGCAACTTCCTGGACCTGCCCACCGACTGCCCGCAGCGCAACGAGCGGCTCGGCTGGACCGGGGACATCGCGGTGTTCGCGGCGTCGGCGGCCTACCTGTTCGACGTCGGGTCGTTCCTCGCCGACTGGCTCGCCGACCTGGCCGCCGAGCAGAAGGCGGCCGGCGGGCTGGTGTCCTTCGTGATCCCGGACATCCTGAAGTTCCAGCCGCACCCGCCGGAATTCCCGGACCCGGACAGTACGGCGTTCTGGTCGGACGCCGCGGTGTGGGTGCCGTGGGCGCTCTGGCAGGCGTACGGCGACCGCGCGATCCTCGAGGACCGGTACGACTCGATGACCGCGCACGTCCGCCGGGTCCGCACCCTGCTCTCGCCGACCGGGGTGTGGGACGCGTCGTTCCAGTTCGGGGACTGGCTCGACCCGGACGCGCCGCCGGACGGGCCGGCCAAGGCCAAGGCCGACCCCGGGGTGGTGGCGACCGCGGCGTACTACCGGTCGCTGTCGATCGTCGCCGAGGTGTCCGGGCTGCTCGGGCACGCGGCGGACGAGGCCGAGTTCCGGTCGCTGGCCGCCGACGTGCGGGCGGCGTTCAGCACGGAGTACGTCGGGGCGGACGGGGTGATCCGGTCGGACTGCGCCACGGTCTACACGCTGGCGATCGTCTTCGGCCTGCTGCCGCCCGCGCGGGAGGCGGCCGCGGGGGAGCGGCTGGCGGCGCTGGTGGCCGAGAGCGGGTACCGGGTGTCGACCGGGTTCGCCGGGACGCCGTACATCACCGACGCGCTGACCCGGACCGGGCACCTGGACGCGGCGTACCGCCTGCTCCTGGAGAAGGAGTGCCCGTCCTGGCTGTACCCGGTGACGATGGGCGCGACCACGATCTGGGAGCGCTGGGACTCGATGCTGCCGGACGGGACGGTCAACCCGGGGGAGATGACCAGCTTCAACCACTACGCCCTCGGGGCGGTCGCGGACTGGATGCACCGGACCGTCGGCGGGATCGCGCCGCTCGAACCCGGATACGCCCGGGTCCTCGTCGCGCCGCGCCCCGGTGGCGGGCTGACCTGGTGCCGGTCCGCTCTGGACACCCGGCACGGCCGGATCGAGGTGGACTGGGAGATCGTCGACGGGGTGCTCCAGGTCGACGCGCGGCTCCCCGAGGGGGTGACCGGGGTGCTGTCGCTGCCCGGGCAGCCGGACGTGGAGCTGCCGGGCTGA
- a CDS encoding carbohydrate ABC transporter permease, producing MTQRRSWLLSSFSIILFGVVFLIPFAFILLTASKTQQDAAFLQFSWPTQWAFVQNLQAVFEARDYLLIVAFINSTILTVVSVAVVVVLAAMAAFVLERRRSRWTSGLNLVILSGLVIPPAVVPTIWVLQKTGLFKTMPGLILVEIAYAMAFCVLLFQAFIAGIPRELDEAATIDGAGPLSLFFRVVFPLLRPIIVTVVVVQSVFIWNDFASPLYFLPGDENATVQLTLFNFQGQYTNSYNLLFMDILLVTIPPLIMFAVFQRQIVSGMVAGSVKG from the coding sequence ATGACGCAGCGACGCTCGTGGCTCCTGAGCAGCTTCTCGATCATCCTGTTCGGGGTGGTCTTCCTGATCCCGTTCGCGTTCATCCTGCTGACCGCGTCGAAGACCCAGCAGGACGCGGCGTTCCTGCAGTTCTCCTGGCCGACGCAGTGGGCGTTCGTCCAGAATCTGCAGGCCGTCTTCGAGGCGCGGGACTACCTGCTGATCGTCGCGTTCATCAACTCGACGATCCTGACCGTGGTCAGCGTCGCGGTGGTGGTGGTCCTGGCCGCGATGGCCGCGTTCGTGCTGGAGCGGCGCAGGTCGCGCTGGACCAGCGGGCTCAACCTGGTCATCCTTTCCGGCCTGGTGATCCCGCCGGCCGTGGTGCCGACGATCTGGGTGCTGCAGAAGACCGGGCTGTTCAAGACCATGCCGGGACTGATCCTGGTGGAGATCGCGTACGCGATGGCGTTTTGTGTCCTGCTCTTCCAGGCTTTTATCGCCGGCATCCCGCGGGAGCTGGACGAGGCGGCGACGATCGACGGGGCCGGGCCGCTGAGCCTGTTCTTCCGGGTGGTGTTCCCGCTGCTGCGCCCGATCATCGTGACCGTCGTGGTGGTCCAGAGCGTGTTCATCTGGAACGACTTCGCCAGCCCGCTCTACTTCCTGCCCGGGGACGAGAACGCCACCGTGCAGCTGACCCTGTTCAACTTCCAGGGCCAGTACACCAACTCCTACAACCTGCTGTTCATGGACATCCTGCTGGTCACGATCCCTCCATTGATCATGTTCGCGGTGTTCCAGCGACAGATCGTGTCCGGCATGGTCGCCGGCTCCGTCAAGGGCTGA
- a CDS encoding carbohydrate ABC transporter permease, with translation MATLTEPSAVATRDSSPPRDRRKTSYPYWFLIPGGVIFAVFFLVPSVMAFWFSLTRWTLFDQEFIGLDNYVQFFREPALASGLWHTLIYAVVTCGLKVVLGMALAVLLTGPILGRGFMRSVAFFPVLVSTIGVGLTFQVLMHPTRGVLNQALDLVGITGPAWLADPSWALLSVALVDVWQGVGLATVIYMAGILSIPGEYFEAARMDGAGAWQRFRNVTLPLARPATISVILLSLIGGLRKFDLIWAMTKGGPGFTSDVMASVVYKQYQAGFYGLSTAGNVVLFLLVILLVLPLFWFFNRKES, from the coding sequence ATGGCCACCCTCACCGAGCCGTCCGCGGTGGCGACGCGCGATTCGTCGCCACCGCGGGACCGGCGGAAAACGTCGTACCCCTATTGGTTCCTGATTCCCGGCGGCGTGATCTTCGCCGTCTTCTTCCTGGTCCCGTCGGTGATGGCGTTCTGGTTCAGCCTGACCCGCTGGACGCTGTTCGACCAGGAGTTCATCGGCCTCGACAACTACGTGCAGTTCTTCAGGGAGCCGGCGCTCGCCTCCGGGCTGTGGCACACGCTGATCTACGCGGTGGTCACCTGCGGGCTGAAGGTCGTGCTCGGAATGGCCCTGGCCGTGCTGCTGACCGGGCCGATCCTGGGCCGCGGGTTCATGCGCTCGGTCGCGTTCTTCCCGGTGCTGGTCAGCACGATCGGCGTCGGGCTGACCTTCCAGGTGCTGATGCACCCGACCCGGGGTGTCCTCAACCAGGCGCTCGACCTGGTCGGGATCACCGGGCCGGCCTGGCTGGCCGACCCGAGCTGGGCGCTGCTGTCGGTCGCGCTGGTCGACGTCTGGCAGGGCGTCGGGCTGGCCACGGTGATCTACATGGCCGGCATCCTGTCCATCCCCGGCGAGTACTTCGAGGCCGCCCGGATGGACGGTGCCGGCGCCTGGCAGCGGTTCCGCAACGTCACGCTGCCGCTGGCCAGGCCGGCCACGATCTCGGTGATCCTGCTGTCGCTGATCGGCGGGCTGCGCAAGTTCGACCTGATCTGGGCGATGACCAAGGGCGGGCCGGGCTTCACCTCGGACGTGATGGCGTCGGTGGTCTACAAGCAGTACCAGGCCGGCTTCTACGGCCTCTCCACGGCCGGCAACGTCGTGCTGTTCCTGCTGGTCATCCTGCTCGTGCTGCCGCTGTTCTGGTTCTTCAACCGCAAGGAGTCATGA
- a CDS encoding ABC transporter substrate-binding protein: MRLSAAVLLAGVLTVSGCSAGSLGSSSDANGKTPITFLTNNDPANVKVAEAVIAAFEARNTDIDVKLDTRPQGSEGDNLVKTRLATGDMADVFEYNSGSLFQAIAPQTNLTPVSGESWVGDLDPTFKQVVTANNEVYGSPWQNITGGGIFYNKPLYAKLGLQVPKTWADFMANNAKLKAAGVAPVEQTYSETWTSQVLVLADFHNVSAADPGFADKYTNNQAKFATTPAALAGFQHLEELKKAGYWNSDYASAKYNEGLAAVATGKAGHYPMITFGVTAISTAAPDNVNDVGFFALPGTDAAKNGVTLWEPSGIYIPKTTKDAKLGAAKKFQAFLASADGCAAEASATPVGGPFAVKTCKLPDNVAPAVKDLSAYVDAGQASPALEFLSPIKGPALEQITVEVGSGIRNAPAGAKLYDEDVKKQAQQLGLQGW, encoded by the coding sequence ATGAGGCTCAGTGCCGCGGTCCTGCTGGCCGGCGTGCTCACGGTGTCGGGTTGCAGCGCCGGCTCGCTCGGTTCGAGCAGCGACGCGAACGGCAAGACCCCGATCACCTTTCTCACCAACAACGATCCCGCCAACGTCAAGGTCGCCGAGGCGGTCATCGCCGCGTTCGAGGCCAGGAACACCGATATCGACGTCAAGCTCGACACCCGCCCGCAGGGCAGCGAGGGCGACAACCTGGTCAAGACCCGGCTGGCCACCGGCGACATGGCCGACGTCTTCGAATACAACTCCGGCTCGCTGTTCCAGGCGATCGCCCCGCAGACCAACCTGACCCCGGTCAGCGGCGAGTCCTGGGTCGGCGACCTGGATCCCACGTTCAAGCAGGTCGTCACCGCGAACAACGAGGTGTACGGCTCGCCGTGGCAGAACATCACCGGCGGCGGCATCTTCTACAACAAGCCGCTGTACGCCAAGCTCGGCCTGCAGGTGCCCAAGACCTGGGCCGACTTCATGGCCAACAACGCCAAGCTCAAGGCGGCCGGGGTGGCGCCGGTCGAGCAGACCTACAGCGAGACCTGGACCTCGCAGGTGCTGGTGCTCGCCGACTTCCACAACGTGTCGGCCGCCGACCCCGGCTTCGCCGACAAGTACACGAACAACCAGGCGAAGTTCGCCACCACCCCGGCCGCGCTGGCCGGCTTCCAGCACCTCGAGGAGCTGAAGAAGGCCGGGTACTGGAACTCGGACTACGCCTCGGCCAAGTACAACGAGGGCCTGGCCGCGGTCGCCACCGGCAAGGCCGGGCACTACCCGATGATCACCTTCGGCGTCACCGCGATCTCGACGGCCGCCCCGGACAACGTCAACGACGTCGGCTTCTTCGCGCTGCCCGGCACGGACGCCGCGAAGAACGGCGTCACGCTCTGGGAGCCGTCCGGCATCTACATCCCGAAGACCACCAAGGACGCCAAGCTCGGCGCGGCCAAGAAGTTCCAGGCGTTCCTGGCGTCCGCGGACGGCTGCGCGGCCGAGGCGAGCGCGACCCCGGTCGGCGGCCCGTTCGCGGTCAAGACCTGCAAGCTGCCGGACAACGTGGCGCCCGCGGTCAAGGACCTCAGCGCGTACGTCGACGCCGGCCAGGCCAGCCCGGCGCTGGAGTTCCTGTCGCCGATCAAGGGCCCGGCGCTGGAGCAGATCACCGTCGAGGTCGGCTCCGGCATCCGGAACGCCCCGGCCGGCGCGAAGCTCTACGACGAGGACGTCAAGAAGCAGGCCCAGCAGCTCGGGCTCCAGGGCTGGTGA
- a CDS encoding LacI family DNA-binding transcriptional regulator, translated as MSITKGRSVTISDVAETAGVSRAAVSKVIRNAYGVSPAMRTRVEAAIEELGYRPSVAARALRGSSYRLGLEIPHVSARFMTQIVEGATSALTGTPYQLVLAPADGPKYGTDAPAYRTIESLADGLVDGIIAVSPLVDLDWLEELAARVPVVMLGRHDTPRGYDTVVGDDIAGTRMVMNHLFALGHRRIAHLTEAEPVTEPGSATPHAIRLEVYRACMTEAGLGDLIQVARREDSPDLSRAATAELLAHPEPPTAIFAGHDDIALGVLAELAAAGLHGRVAVIGYDNTDLAAHPLIDLTSVDQAGPEMGAQAATMLLERLQGRTEPRNYTATPTLKIRGSSRPA; from the coding sequence ATGTCGATCACGAAGGGCCGGTCCGTCACGATCAGTGATGTTGCCGAAACGGCGGGCGTCTCCCGGGCCGCGGTCTCCAAGGTCATCCGGAATGCGTACGGCGTGAGCCCCGCCATGCGCACCCGGGTCGAGGCCGCCATCGAGGAGCTGGGCTACCGCCCGAGCGTCGCCGCCCGCGCCCTGCGGGGCTCCAGCTACCGGCTCGGCCTGGAGATCCCGCACGTCAGCGCCCGCTTCATGACCCAGATCGTGGAGGGCGCCACCAGCGCGCTCACCGGCACGCCGTACCAGCTGGTCCTGGCCCCGGCCGACGGCCCGAAGTACGGGACCGACGCCCCCGCCTACCGGACCATCGAGTCGCTCGCCGACGGCCTGGTCGACGGCATCATCGCGGTCTCCCCGCTGGTCGACCTGGACTGGCTGGAGGAGCTGGCCGCCCGGGTCCCGGTGGTGATGCTCGGCCGCCACGACACGCCGCGCGGCTACGATACGGTCGTCGGCGACGACATCGCGGGAACACGGATGGTGATGAACCACCTGTTCGCCCTGGGCCACCGCCGGATCGCCCACCTGACCGAGGCCGAGCCGGTCACCGAGCCCGGCTCCGCCACCCCGCACGCGATCCGCCTCGAGGTCTACCGCGCCTGCATGACCGAGGCCGGCCTCGGCGACCTGATCCAGGTCGCCCGCCGCGAGGACAGCCCCGACCTGTCCCGCGCCGCCACCGCCGAGCTGCTCGCCCACCCGGAGCCACCGACCGCGATCTTCGCCGGCCACGACGACATCGCCCTCGGCGTCCTGGCCGAACTCGCCGCCGCCGGCCTGCACGGCCGGGTCGCGGTGATCGGCTACGACAACACCGACCTGGCCGCCCACCCCCTGATCGACCTCACCTCGGTCGACCAGGCCGGCCCGGAGATGGGCGCCCAGGCCGCGACGATGCTCCTGGAACGCCTGCAGGGCCGCACCGAGCCCCGCAACTACACCGCCACCCCGACCCTCAAGATCCGCGGCTCCTCCCGCCCTGCCTGA
- a CDS encoding SigE family RNA polymerase sigma factor, translating to MDRSEEDEFRAFVGARMERWRRAAYLLCHDWHLADDLVATVAGKLYRHWRRVSTADNPDAYAQRVLTTAWIDERRRPWRREHPADELPDPGWTPPDRAGDREQMVELLRQLGRRQRAVVVLRFYFDRSIEETAELLGISAGTVKSQSARALELLRALSLAKESPR from the coding sequence GTGGACAGGTCCGAGGAGGACGAGTTCCGGGCGTTCGTCGGGGCCCGGATGGAACGGTGGCGACGCGCGGCCTACCTGCTGTGCCACGACTGGCATCTGGCGGACGACCTGGTGGCGACGGTCGCCGGCAAGCTGTATCGGCACTGGCGGCGGGTCTCCACGGCGGACAATCCCGATGCGTACGCGCAGCGGGTCCTGACCACGGCCTGGATCGACGAACGTCGCCGGCCGTGGCGGCGCGAGCATCCGGCGGACGAGCTGCCCGACCCCGGGTGGACGCCACCGGACCGGGCCGGTGACCGGGAGCAGATGGTCGAGCTGCTGCGGCAGCTCGGGCGGCGGCAGCGCGCGGTCGTGGTGCTGCGCTTCTACTTCGACCGGTCGATCGAGGAGACCGCGGAGCTGCTCGGCATCTCCGCGGGAACGGTCAAGAGTCAGTCGGCGCGCGCCCTGGAGCTGCTGCGCGCCCTTTCGTTGGCGAAGGAGAGCCCGCGATGA
- a CDS encoding SIS domain-containing protein: protein MDPTLFLRDLEQKPASLLALAETLDAGDPFAGLTPYPRRVLILGMGSSRYAARVAALRLRAAGIDAWAEYSSAGASLPPRPDTLVVTISASGGSRETVEATARYRGISPIVALTNADGAPIAEGAALTVPMLAGVERGGVACRSFTHTLALLLTLAGRLTGGDRSKPVAELCRRAAEATAHLLDDRRSWLPAALEVLDGPDGVHTIAPAERISSAEQSALMVREGPRRRADATETGDWAHVDVYLTKTLDYRALLFPGSRYDEQAMEWIRQRGSRLLAVGAPVAGAAAVIRYPHDDDPDVRLLTETLIAELVAATWWADPPTA, encoded by the coding sequence ATGGATCCGACGCTGTTCCTGCGGGACCTGGAACAGAAGCCGGCGTCGCTGCTGGCCCTGGCCGAGACGCTGGACGCGGGCGATCCGTTCGCGGGGCTGACGCCGTACCCAAGACGGGTTTTGATCTTGGGAATGGGCAGTTCGCGGTACGCGGCCCGGGTCGCCGCCCTGCGGCTGCGCGCCGCCGGGATCGACGCCTGGGCGGAGTACTCGTCGGCCGGGGCCTCGCTGCCGCCGCGGCCGGACACCCTGGTCGTGACGATCTCGGCGAGTGGCGGGAGCCGCGAGACCGTCGAGGCGACCGCGCGCTACCGCGGGATCTCGCCGATCGTCGCGCTGACCAACGCGGACGGCGCGCCGATCGCCGAGGGGGCCGCGCTGACCGTGCCGATGCTGGCCGGCGTGGAGCGGGGCGGGGTCGCCTGCCGGAGTTTCACGCACACGCTCGCGCTGCTGCTGACCCTGGCCGGGCGACTGACCGGCGGCGACCGATCGAAACCGGTCGCGGAGCTGTGCCGGCGGGCCGCCGAGGCGACCGCCCACCTGCTCGACGACCGGCGGTCCTGGCTGCCGGCGGCCCTCGAGGTGCTGGACGGGCCGGACGGCGTCCACACGATCGCGCCGGCCGAGCGGATCTCGTCGGCCGAGCAGTCCGCGCTGATGGTCCGTGAAGGGCCGCGCCGCCGGGCCGACGCGACCGAGACCGGGGACTGGGCGCACGTCGACGTGTACCTGACCAAGACCCTCGACTACCGCGCGCTGTTGTTTCCCGGCTCCCGCTACGACGAGCAGGCCATGGAGTGGATCCGGCAGCGTGGCTCCCGGTTGCTCGCGGTCGGCGCGCCGGTGGCCGGCGCGGCCGCGGTGATCCGCTACCCGCACGACGACGACCCGGACGTCCGCCTGCTCACCGAGACCCTGATCGCCGAACTCGTCGCCGCGACCTGGTGGGCGGATCCGCCCACCGCCTGA